Genomic DNA from Aminobacterium mobile DSM 12262:
GTAAAGGAGAGCATGTAATTAATACTCTTAGCGCTGGGAAGATATCGTTCAGCGTTAATGGGGTGAAGAGTGACTCCTTTTTCATATATTTCCTGGTTTGGCTTTTCAACAGTCTCAAAAAGTACAAAGAAACGAGGAGAATTGAAAAGCTGATTCTCTCCGAAAGAGTCGCCTCCAGTTATATATGGACGGATAAGGACTTCTGAGTCCATTTTTGCGATACCTTCTCTTATTATCTCTGCAAAATGGTCTAGAGAGAGAGGCATAACCATTGACGAAGAAATAGCGGAACCTTCAAGGCGCTCAAGATGAGATCGAAGCATCAAAGGACGCCGAGAGTGAGTGCAAATTGTTTCAAAAACGCCTACACCTCGTTGAATAATAAGGTCTGTAACAGGGAGGGTCGCTTCCTCTAAAGGGAGATATTTTCCATTCATATAACATAGGTTCATAGCATTGTTCACCTCTTCATATTTTCGCTAGCTGCGATGGCTAGTATAACGTGAAAGGAAATTTGATGCATCAGTTTTTCTTCTAACAGATAAGAATGGTATGATATTAAAACAAAGATCTAAAGGGGGCTGCTTTGTCCTGTTCTTCTGGCGCTTTTGCAATGATTTCATGTTTATAAAAATAGTGCAAAAATGGCCAAGACACTGTGAAAGATGCTTTCTTATAGTGTCATTGTTTTTGTTGTTCCTTTTCCCCTTGCCCATCTATGGAAAAACTTCAATCTCTCATGTTCCAACGCTACTCGTTTTGCATTCTTATCATGAAGGCTATCCTTGGTCTGATGGTTTAACCGATGGAATTATGAAAACTTTTTCTCAATGGAATAGTACAACAAGAATTTTTGTAGAATATCTTGATGCAAAGCGCTCCGTTCCGGGCAAATATATAGCACACTTTGAAAATACTCTTCGGCTTAAGTATCAGAATATTCCTCTCGATGCCATCTTATGCTGTGATGATGAAGCTTTTTCTTTCCTCGCTCACTCTGGCAAAAGACTTTTCGGGGAAATACCTTTTATTTTCTGTGGGGTGAATAGCCGTAATTTTTCTCCCGATGAAATAGGGGCAAACACGACTGGAATTATAGAGCGAGTTGACATAGAAGGAACGCTGCGTTTGGCTTTAAGATTCTATCCTTATACGAGACACATTGCTGTTATTAGCGACTTGTCTCCCACTGCTATGAGTATTATCTCTCTTTTTCGTCAGAGTATAATTCCCTTCTCAGTTGAACTAGAAGAAATTGATCTTTTAGGGTTTTCGCACAAGGAATTAGAGAAAGCCCTAAAATCTCTTCCATCTCAGACCATCGTTCTTCTGTTGCAATTTTCCAGCAATGGAGAGGAAGAATATATGTCTCCTGCAGAGGTTATATCCTTTATTCAGCAAGCTACCGACGCTCCTATATTTAGCTTTTGGGATATTATGATAGAGGCAGGTGCCTTGGCTGGCAGTGTCTTACAGGCTAAAGAGCATGGCCGTGAAGCAGCTACTTTGGCTATACAAGCACTGGAAGGCACGCCTCCTTCTGATATCCCGATTCGTGAGGACTCTCCAATTTTTATGGTTAACTACCCTTCGCTGGAGTCGCGTTCCCTTTCTTTACGAGATGTTCCATACCTCGCTGTTTTTGTGAACGAACCTCAAAGTTTTTTATACAAGTATCGCAGAGTTATTGCTATAAGTGCAGCCATTACGACAATCCTTTTTATCCTCGCCCTCGCCCTTTTTTGGAATGATAGGCAGCTTAAAATAGAAATGGAGGCTCTTCGTTCTGAAACGGAACTTCTTGAGAAGCTTTTTGAAAACGCTCCTCATGGCACAATCCTTACAGATTGTAAAGGAAGGATTGTGAGGGCTAACAGGGTTTTTCTCAGAATGTTTGGATATAAACTAAAGGAAGTTTTAGGGCAAGATGCCGATCTTTTGCTTACCGATAGTCCTGATCTTTTAAAAAATGCCAGGGAGCTTTCAGAAGTAACAGTCAGAGGTGGCGTTATAAGTGAAAAAGAGACGTATAGAGTGAGAAAAAATGGGGTTCCTCTGCCAGTTCTTATTTCTACATACCCTTTGGTAGTAGATGGACTCTATCGAGGGTGTTACGGCATCTATTCAGATAATACCGCATCAAAAAAAAGAGAAGAAGCCGTTCGAGAACACTTACGAATGAAGGAAATAGTGGCATCTACATCAGCTCATCTTGTGAGTGAAGATCCTTTTGAGCAAACGGTTCTTGCCGTTCTTCATGAAGTTTGGCAGATTACAAAAACTCGCTATATGGCGTTTTTTTTCTTCGATACATCTGTTTTTGACAGAGGAATAGCCTATGTGCGGCATAGGGATGCAAAAGAGGGGGGTGGAGAATCTTTTCCATTGACTTTCGATGAAGTAGAGCCTTTAAAACGAGTCCTTTCGTCTCAGACCATGCTTTGTTTTGGTGAAGAGTATCCATTTTATTGGTCTTCTTTTGACAAAAATAGAATTTTTAAACCCTATCCTAAGGAATCGGTGTATATGCTCCCCATTCTTTGTGAAGATGAAGTTGCAGGATGTTTGACGTGTGCATCCTGTTGGGAGGGAGAGGCAAAAAATTCTGTAAAAAACCTTCTTGAAATCGTCGCTTTATTGCTTGGAGCTGCTTTATCGCGTAGGAAGACAAATCAATTATTTCGCGATAATATTTTATTGTTAGAAAAGACATTTCAGGAAACTTTTCATCTAATGGGACGATTACTGGAAATTAAAGATCCTTACACCGTAGGACATCAACAGAATGTAGCTATTTTAGCTCGGTTTATAGGGAGAGCCCTGCATTTATCTTCTTTCCAAGTTGACACTATTTATTATGCGGCTCTTGTGCACGATATAGGAAAAATCCCCATACCATCATCTATTCTCAGTAAACCCGGTAGCCTCAATGCGGCTGAATTTGCCATTATAAAAGAACATGCTCACTATGGAGCCGATATTCTTTCTTCTATTTGTTTTCCATGGCCGATTGCCGATATTGTGCGACAACATCATGAGCGTTTTGATGGATCAGGGTATCCTTGTGGATTAAAAGGGGATGAAATACGCCTTGAAGCCAGAATTATTTCAGTGGCGGATGTAGTGGAAGCAATGTCTTCTTTCCGTCCATACCGCCCCGCGTTGGGGGTAGATGCAGCTTTGCGAGAGATTCAAGAGCACCGTGGAGATTGGTTCGATCCTCAGGTTGTAGATACATGCATAGATGTTTTTGCGCGACATGGAAATACTATATGGGACAACGTATTACGTTCTTCTATTCATGTATAATGTGGTTCGACGAAAAGAAGGCGCACGTTCACTTGTCTGAAGGGGGGTACTTGCGTGTTTTTCCAAGTGTTGGCTATTAATCCTGGTTCTACAAGCACAAAGATTGCTTGGTTTCACGACGATGAGGAACAGTGGAGGGAAACCGTTCATCATGACCTCGAAATACTGGCCAAGTACGACCATATCGTCGATCAATTTGAATTTCGCTTGGCAACGATTCAAGAAGCGGCAACAGCTCATGGCGCATTTTTCCATTCTCTTAGTGCAGTAGTGGGTCGAGGAGGTCTTGTAGACCCCATCCCTGGAGGAACATATACTATGAGTGACGCTTTGTTAAGTAGACTTAAGCTGGGAAAGCCTTGGGAACATGCTTCAAACCTTGGTGGAATTCTTGCAGATGCTATAGCAAATCCTCTTCATATCCCCGCCTTTATTGTGGACCCTGTAGCTGTAGATGAAATGGATGAAGTAGCGAGGATTACAGGTCTTCCTGAATTGCCTAAAATATCTTTAGCTCATGCTTTAAACGTGAAAGCTACTGTGCGATTAGCTGCGCGAGATCTTGGTAAGCCTTGGGATAAGGTGAACTTTGTAGTGGCTCATATCGGTGGCGGCTCTACTGTTTGTGCCCATTGCCAAGGGCGTATGATAGATCTTAACAGCGGTAACGATTTTGGCCCATTTTCTCCAGAGCGAGCAGGGGGATTGCCTGCAGTAGATCTTGTACGCCTTTGTTTTAGTGGCCAGTATAGCCTTAAAGACATGCTCCGTAAGCTCGTAGGAAAAGGTGGTCTTATGGCCTATCTAGGGACGAGTGACATGAGGGAAGTAAAGAAAAGAATAGGGTCGGGAGATGCCAAGGCGAAGCTGGCTTATGAAGCGATGGCCTATCAATTTGCAAAAGAAATTGCTGCTCAGGCTACAGTTATGGCCGGTAAAGTAGACGCTATACTGATTACAGGAGGAGTTGCTTACGATAGTGATTTTGTTGCTTTGATACAGAACCGTGTTCAATGGATAGCACCAGTTTTAGTCTATCCTGGCGAAGACGAGATGAAAGCTTTGGCCGATGGAGCCCTTCGGGTTCTTAGGGGAGAAGAAAAAGCTAAAATATACGAACAAAGTCTTGTGGGAGGGAAAATAGAATGATGCACAACCTCGATTTTCTGATCGATATGTGTAAAAAGGGGCGACGTATGAACCTTGCCGTAGCCTGCCCCTACGGCGACGATGTTCTTGGGGCAGTATGTGAAGCCCACAAGTTAGGATTGATTAATGGACTCCTTATCGGTAACCCTAAAAACATTCGTGCTAAAGCAGAAGAACATGGTTTCGATCTTGCGGGACTTTCTCTTATCGAAGAGAAAGATGATTATTCCGCAACGGAAAAAGCTGTCCAGATGGTTTCATCAGGAGATGCGGACCTTTTGATGAAGGGGCTCATAAAAACTGCGACGTTGCTTCATGCTGTTTTGAACAAGGAGTGGGGGCTTCGAACTGGATCTCTTCTTTCCCACCTTTTCCTTTTTGAGATACCTCTTCTCCAGAAAAGAGTCATTGGTATCTCTGATGGGGGTATGAATATGTACCCAGATTTGAATGCTAAAGTTGCTATCGTAGAAAATGCGGTAAAGTGTTACCATAAAATTGGTGTTAGTAATCCCCTCATTGCAGCTCTAGGCGCTGTAGAGGTGGTTAATCCTGATATGCCTGCCACTCTCCATGCTGCGGCTCTTACCCAAATGAACCGCCGAGGTCAGATTACTGGATGTACTCTCGATGGGCCTTTTGCTCTTGATAATGCTGTAAGTATAGAGGCAGCGCAGATTAAAGGTATTGATTCGCCTGTAGCAGGACATGCTGACATGCTTTTAGTCCCTTCCATAGAGGCGGGTAACATGATAGGTAAAGTACTGTTGTATATGACTGGGGGGCGGGGGGCGGGTGTTATCCTTGGAGCTAAAAAACCAATAGTGCTCACTAGTCGTTTCGATTCTATGGAAACAAAATTGCTTTCTATAGCCCTTGGAGCTGTGGTAGCGAGTAAAGATTAGTTTTTTATTTTAAATTCTATCAATTCTATCAAGGAGGTCTTTAATTCTCATGGAACAGATTCGCTCTCTGACTCAACTACTTGAGTATGCAAAGAAAATTGGTTCGGAAAAAGGGCCCAAAAAGCTTTCTGTTGCAATGGCGGAAGACGCAGGTCTTCTCTCTGCCATTGAAGAGGCCAGAATTGCTGGTTTTGCTGAAGCCATATTGGTTGGACACAAGGAAAAGATAGAGGAGGCAGCGAAAGAAGCTAATATCGATTTAGCTCATTATGAAATAGTGGACGAGGTTAAAGGAGAGGCATTTATGGGCTTGACTGCCGTAGAAAAAGTTTCTTCCGGCAAAGCTGATATCTATATGAAAGGGCAGCTCCATACCAACCATTTCCTTCGCGGAATGTTGAACAAAGAGGTGGGGCTACGTAAGGGGAAAAATACCATCTCCCACTGCTATTTTCACTCTGTAGAAGGATACGATAGAGTTTTCTTTATTGCAGACGCAGCTTTTAATATGTATCCTGATCTGCAGGGCAAGGCAGATATTCTTCAAAATACAGTGAATTTTGCTCGAGCTTTTGGAGTTGCAGAACCTAAGGCAGCAGTATTGGCAGCTGTGGAAGTGGTTAATCCTGACATGCCTTGTACTATTGATGCTGCGGCATTGACTCAGATGAATCGTCGTGGTCAGATTAAAAATTGTATTGTTGACGGTCCTTTCGCTCTTGATAACGCAGTAAGTGAAGAGTCTGCTCGCACGAAGGGAATAATATCTCCAGTGGCGGGGCATGCCGATATCCTTCTGGTTCCAGATATTGAAGCTGGTAACATGATGGTCAAAGCTCTTGTCTATTTCTCGAAAAACGAAACAGCTGGTTTAATTCTCGGAGCGGCAGCACCAGTTATCTTGACGAGTCGTGCTGATTCGCCGAGAGCCAAACTTCTTTCCATAGCCGCAGCTGTTGTTCTTTCATCCTTCGAAGAATAACCCCTAATACAATTAAATATACCTCATGTAGAGAGGGCTTTTAAAGCCCTCTCTACAAAAGAGAAGGAGGAGCAATCGTGAGGATACTTGCCATAAACCCAGGCTCTACGAGTACTAAAATAGCTCTTTTCGATGACACATCTCAGGTTTGGGATGATGCACAAAGGTACCCGATCCATCAGATCCGACAGTTCCCCTCCATTTCAGCTCAGGAAGAATTCCGTTTTATAGAAATTAAAAAAATATTGGAAGTACATAATACAGACCCATCTTCTCTTGATGCTATAGTGGGAAGAGGTGGCCTTTTGAAACCCATTCCTGGCGGTACTTATATAATAAACGATGTAATGCTTGATGACCTTCGATCATGTCGATACGGTTCTCATGCC
This window encodes:
- a CDS encoding bifunctional enoyl-CoA hydratase/phosphate acetyltransferase, whose protein sequence is MMHNLDFLIDMCKKGRRMNLAVACPYGDDVLGAVCEAHKLGLINGLLIGNPKNIRAKAEEHGFDLAGLSLIEEKDDYSATEKAVQMVSSGDADLLMKGLIKTATLLHAVLNKEWGLRTGSLLSHLFLFEIPLLQKRVIGISDGGMNMYPDLNAKVAIVENAVKCYHKIGVSNPLIAALGAVEVVNPDMPATLHAAALTQMNRRGQITGCTLDGPFALDNAVSIEAAQIKGIDSPVAGHADMLLVPSIEAGNMIGKVLLYMTGGRGAGVILGAKKPIVLTSRFDSMETKLLSIALGAVVASKD
- a CDS encoding ABC transporter substrate binding protein — protein: MSLFLLFLFPLPIYGKTSISHVPTLLVLHSYHEGYPWSDGLTDGIMKTFSQWNSTTRIFVEYLDAKRSVPGKYIAHFENTLRLKYQNIPLDAILCCDDEAFSFLAHSGKRLFGEIPFIFCGVNSRNFSPDEIGANTTGIIERVDIEGTLRLALRFYPYTRHIAVISDLSPTAMSIISLFRQSIIPFSVELEEIDLLGFSHKELEKALKSLPSQTIVLLLQFSSNGEEEYMSPAEVISFIQQATDAPIFSFWDIMIEAGALAGSVLQAKEHGREAATLAIQALEGTPPSDIPIREDSPIFMVNYPSLESRSLSLRDVPYLAVFVNEPQSFLYKYRRVIAISAAITTILFILALALFWNDRQLKIEMEALRSETELLEKLFENAPHGTILTDCKGRIVRANRVFLRMFGYKLKEVLGQDADLLLTDSPDLLKNARELSEVTVRGGVISEKETYRVRKNGVPLPVLISTYPLVVDGLYRGCYGIYSDNTASKKREEAVREHLRMKEIVASTSAHLVSEDPFEQTVLAVLHEVWQITKTRYMAFFFFDTSVFDRGIAYVRHRDAKEGGGESFPLTFDEVEPLKRVLSSQTMLCFGEEYPFYWSSFDKNRIFKPYPKESVYMLPILCEDEVAGCLTCASCWEGEAKNSVKNLLEIVALLLGAALSRRKTNQLFRDNILLLEKTFQETFHLMGRLLEIKDPYTVGHQQNVAILARFIGRALHLSSFQVDTIYYAALVHDIGKIPIPSSILSKPGSLNAAEFAIIKEHAHYGADILSSICFPWPIADIVRQHHERFDGSGYPCGLKGDEIRLEARIISVADVVEAMSSFRPYRPALGVDAALREIQEHRGDWFDPQVVDTCIDVFARHGNTIWDNVLRSSIHV
- the buk gene encoding butyrate kinase — encoded protein: MFFQVLAINPGSTSTKIAWFHDDEEQWRETVHHDLEILAKYDHIVDQFEFRLATIQEAATAHGAFFHSLSAVVGRGGLVDPIPGGTYTMSDALLSRLKLGKPWEHASNLGGILADAIANPLHIPAFIVDPVAVDEMDEVARITGLPELPKISLAHALNVKATVRLAARDLGKPWDKVNFVVAHIGGGSTVCAHCQGRMIDLNSGNDFGPFSPERAGGLPAVDLVRLCFSGQYSLKDMLRKLVGKGGLMAYLGTSDMREVKKRIGSGDAKAKLAYEAMAYQFAKEIAAQATVMAGKVDAILITGGVAYDSDFVALIQNRVQWIAPVLVYPGEDEMKALADGALRVLRGEEKAKIYEQSLVGGKIE
- a CDS encoding bifunctional enoyl-CoA hydratase/phosphate acetyltransferase — its product is MEQIRSLTQLLEYAKKIGSEKGPKKLSVAMAEDAGLLSAIEEARIAGFAEAILVGHKEKIEEAAKEANIDLAHYEIVDEVKGEAFMGLTAVEKVSSGKADIYMKGQLHTNHFLRGMLNKEVGLRKGKNTISHCYFHSVEGYDRVFFIADAAFNMYPDLQGKADILQNTVNFARAFGVAEPKAAVLAAVEVVNPDMPCTIDAAALTQMNRRGQIKNCIVDGPFALDNAVSEESARTKGIISPVAGHADILLVPDIEAGNMMVKALVYFSKNETAGLILGAAAPVILTSRADSPRAKLLSIAAAVVLSSFEE
- a CDS encoding aminotransferase class IV; this encodes MNLCYMNGKYLPLEEATLPVTDLIIQRGVGVFETICTHSRRPLMLRSHLERLEGSAISSSMVMPLSLDHFAEIIREGIAKMDSEVLIRPYITGGDSFGENQLFNSPRFFVLFETVEKPNQEIYEKGVTLHPINAERYLPSAKSINYMLSFTGQKAAKGTFEILYCPEGEIVEGAHSTFFLVKNNRIITAPTTRVLSGTTRKIILEIARKEQIEVEERCPLLTELSEADEAFITGTVKEVVPVVRVGDQVIGNGKPGEITRRLHTLYLTNIEKWLD